A stretch of Acaryochloris thomasi RCC1774 DNA encodes these proteins:
- a CDS encoding TauD/TfdA family dioxygenase encodes MIAKPSLKLLKTRRRLVQVSSEELVQESFFSETQSLPLIFQPAVSGLSLKTWAGQNRDRISPLLKTHGGILFRNFLINGASDFGEFIEAISQTPMTYSYRSTPRTQVEGKVYTSTEYPADRAIPLHNEMAYARQWPMTLAFYCEQPATEQGETPIADSRRVLAHIPAEIQEKFSRLGILYIRNYGGGLDLPWQEVFQTENHQDVEVYCQQAAIEFEWWGQDQLRTRQICDEIATHPHTHETVWFNQAHLFHVSNLGAAQEQLQTSLSQKQWPRNAYFGDGSEIPEEALATIRAAYAQETILFPWQAGDVLLLDNMLTAHGRRPFKGSRRVLAGMADPYSTHQLKPSPQESP; translated from the coding sequence ATGATTGCAAAACCCTCTCTCAAATTATTAAAGACTCGCCGTCGTCTAGTGCAGGTCTCTAGCGAAGAACTAGTGCAGGAATCGTTTTTCTCTGAAACGCAGTCACTGCCTTTGATTTTCCAGCCTGCTGTGAGTGGGCTGAGCTTAAAGACTTGGGCGGGGCAGAATCGCGATCGCATCTCCCCTCTCCTCAAAACCCACGGCGGCATTTTATTCCGTAATTTCCTGATCAACGGAGCCTCAGACTTCGGAGAGTTCATAGAAGCGATCTCCCAAACCCCAATGACCTACAGCTATCGCTCTACCCCTCGCACCCAAGTAGAAGGGAAAGTCTATACCTCCACGGAATATCCTGCAGATCGGGCTATCCCACTGCATAACGAAATGGCCTATGCGCGCCAGTGGCCGATGACGCTAGCGTTCTACTGTGAACAGCCTGCGACGGAACAAGGCGAAACTCCGATTGCCGATAGTCGGCGCGTTTTAGCTCATATTCCTGCCGAGATTCAAGAGAAGTTTTCAAGGTTAGGCATTCTGTACATTCGCAATTATGGCGGCGGTTTAGATCTCCCTTGGCAAGAAGTCTTTCAAACAGAAAATCATCAGGATGTTGAGGTTTATTGCCAGCAGGCAGCGATTGAGTTCGAGTGGTGGGGGCAAGATCAGCTTCGGACTCGACAGATTTGTGATGAGATCGCAACCCATCCCCACACCCACGAAACCGTCTGGTTTAACCAAGCCCATCTCTTCCACGTCTCAAACCTAGGGGCCGCTCAAGAACAGCTACAAACCAGCCTTAGCCAAAAACAGTGGCCCCGCAACGCCTACTTCGGTGACGGCAGCGAAATCCCTGAAGAGGCTCTAGCGACCATTCGAGCTGCCTACGCCCAAGAAACAATTCTGTTCCCCTGGCAGGCCGGAGACGTTTTGCTGCTAGATAACATGCTCACCGCCCACGGTCGCCGCCCCTTCAAAGGCTCCCGCCGCGTCCTAGCAGGCATGGCCGACCCCTATAGCACTCATCAATTGAAGCCGTCGCCGCAGGAGAGTCCCTAA